In Paenibacillus durus, the DNA window CCGGCGAAGGGTGTTCATCATGTCATGAGCGTTATAATCTCGGAAGGTGAATCCGTTCCCTTCCCCCGTTTCCTCGTTATAGGAGTGAACGGTATCATTCAGCCCCCCCGTTTCCCTGACAACCGGAACGCTGCCATACCGCAGAGCGAGCAGTTGGCTGATTCCGCACGGTTCGAACTTCGACGGCATCAGGAACAAATCGCTTCCGGCATAGATTTTACGCGACAGCTCATCGCTGAACCGGATCTGCGCAGACAGCTTGGTCGGATAACGCCATGCGGCTTCGCGGAACCAGCGCTCGTATGCTTCATCCCCGGTACCAAGGACGACAAACTGGACGGTGTCGAAATACAGCATTTCATCCAACACCCGGGTCACGAGGTCAAGTCCCTTCGAATCGACTAAGCGAGTGACCATGCCTACAAGCGGGATATGCGGTGCTACCGGGAGACCCAGTTCCTGCTGTAAACCGATTTTGTTCTCGGTCTTCTTGTTCAGATTATTCCGGTATTTCGTAAAGATTTTGGAATCAGTCGCCGGATTATAGGCCTTCGTGTCAATACCATTGACAATACCGCTTAAATGATCGGCCCGGTCATTCAACAGGCCGTCCAGACCGTAACCAAAGTGTGGCGTTCTGATTTCCTGCGAATAGGTCGGACTGACCGTAGTCACATGATCGCTGAACACGATGCCGCCTTTAAGGAAATTAACATTGCCGTAGTATTCCACCCCGAGAAAAAAGCTGCCGTCCAGGCCGAGCAAATCGCCCAGAACCTCAAATGGAAACACTCCCTGATACAGCAGATTATGTATGGTGAATACGGTACGGATGTTGCTGTAGAACGGATTGTTGCGGTAATGCCCCTCCAGAAGCATGGGAATGACGGCGGCGTGCCAATCATGGCAGTGCAGCACATCGGGCTGGAAGTCAATCGCCGGGAGCACCTCTAAAACGGCTCTGTTGTAAAAAGAAAACCGTTCCGCGTCATCCAGATATCCGTATATGCCGTCACGGCCAAAGTAGTATTCATTGTCTATAAAATAGACTGGCACCCCTTCATGATCCAGCCGCTCGATTCCGCAGTATTGATTCCGCCAGCCTACAGGCACCTCGATTACCTTGACAGGCTCCATTTGTAAGCGGTATTTCTCCGGAATCCCGCGGTACTTCGGCAAAATGACTCTTACGTCCACTCCGGCTTCTTTCAGCGCCTTCGGCAGCGCACCAATTACGTCGGCAAGGCCTCCCGTTTTGATAAACGGGTGGCCTTCCGCAGCGGCAAACAGCACTTTCATTCCCTTTTCCTCCTCTTGTGTAACTAACTGTTAAATAGAGTGATTCGTTTCCTGCGGGATTTCGTCGCTTTTTGTTTTACGTTTGCGCGGAGCTGCTTTTTTGGCCGGCGTTTCGGACTTTGGAGTCTTGTCAGCCGGTTTAGCTTCACTCTTAGCTTTGGCACGCGTCGTCTTAGCTTTTCCTTTTGGAACTTCATCTAATACTGCCGTCTCATCTCCCTTCGCCTTCCGTCCACTCTTTTTTAGCACCACCATGCTGAGCGGAGCCAGGGTCAGTGCAAGGCTTTGGAGCTGGCCATGCATCTCTTGTTTCTCTGTCTTCAATGGGCCTGGCGACGTTCCGGAGCCGCCGAACTCCGGTCTTTCCGAATTGAATGCCACTTCATAGGTTCCCGCTTTCGGAACGCCGATTCGGTAATTCGGCCGCTCCACCGGCTGGAAGTTGATGACGACAACAA includes these proteins:
- the glgA gene encoding glycogen synthase GlgA, with amino-acid sequence MKVLFAAAEGHPFIKTGGLADVIGALPKALKEAGVDVRVILPKYRGIPEKYRLQMEPVKVIEVPVGWRNQYCGIERLDHEGVPVYFIDNEYYFGRDGIYGYLDDAERFSFYNRAVLEVLPAIDFQPDVLHCHDWHAAVIPMLLEGHYRNNPFYSNIRTVFTIHNLLYQGVFPFEVLGDLLGLDGSFFLGVEYYGNVNFLKGGIVFSDHVTTVSPTYSQEIRTPHFGYGLDGLLNDRADHLSGIVNGIDTKAYNPATDSKIFTKYRNNLNKKTENKIGLQQELGLPVAPHIPLVGMVTRLVDSKGLDLVTRVLDEMLYFDTVQFVVLGTGDEAYERWFREAAWRYPTKLSAQIRFSDELSRKIYAGSDLFLMPSKFEPCGISQLLALRYGSVPVVRETGGLNDTVHSYNEETGEGNGFTFRDYNAHDMMNTLRRGISFYNKPEHWKRVTRNAFTGDYSWDVSAQEYIDIYKKITGQG